One Etheostoma cragini isolate CJK2018 chromosome 6, CSU_Ecrag_1.0, whole genome shotgun sequence DNA window includes the following coding sequences:
- the lsr gene encoding lipolysis-stimulated lipoprotein receptor isoform X2, whose product MRINMLWTLIIAALMATESTMAISVQCPTKRYIVILFQPVTLNCNYQTTASQPPVVTWKYKSYCQDPIQAALNPSSASNVLAQNNPNYNPNIECADSQRTVRIVASKQSNAVTLGTEYQGRKISILNNADLNIAQTAWGDSGVYVCSVVSSQDLSGNGEDYTELIVLDWLLVVLVVMGFLLLLLLIGICWCQCCPHTCCCYISCPCCPDRCCCPRALYEAGKAVKKGGMPMSQYAPTLYAPSMYAQPAYAGQPGMPLLPLPNGAGPLPSQNGYGRDYDGASSVGQGSQVPLLREQDGGGDHTRSGYRIQVDPDGNATRAIYYMERELANMDPSRPGNYNRLDNMTEVSSLHESVEARGRGGRSQPPHLPTLYDRDEAMSTISSVSQQGYRRDDYPRHGGGNMENRVRARSMDNLDDIGRRYGRDDYPPQRFPDEPRGRRGSDDGWSSSARGGNDRDFDDRKRRDYSPDDRRRGDGGGLPGRRSRSRDDLMDLERDRRPGPDVRGRRDDYDDSFLREALEKKKMGEQQRARSRERLDSESDRSDRGRAPRGPPPLPQIPPSGHPGRRDDYPPPPLPPYSEDESVSSSKKSNLRKNGAVSRESLVV is encoded by the exons ATGAGGATTAACATGTTGTGGACGTTAATCATCGCCGCCTTAATGGCAACAG AGTCCACCATGGCCATCTCGGTCCAGTGCCCCACCAAAAGGTACATCGTCATCCTCTTCCAGCCCGTGACCCTCAACTGCAACTACCAGACAACCGCCTCACAGCCTCCTGTCGTCACGTGGAAGTACAAATCCTATTGCCAGGACCCCATCCAGGCTGCGTTGAATCCCAGCAGCGCAAGCAACGTTCTGGCTCAGAACAACCCCAACTACAACCCCAACATCGAGTGTGCCGATAGCCAGAGGACGGTGCGCATAGTGGCCTCCAAGCAGAGCAATGCTGTTACCCTTGGCACGGAGTACCAGGGTCGCAAGATCAGCATCCTAAACA ATGCAGACCTGAATATTGCACAGACGGCATGGGGCGACAGCGGTGTCTACGTCTGTTCTGTGGTCTCTTCCCAGGACCTTTCAGGAAACGGTGAAGACTACACAGAGCTAATTGTACTCG ACTGGCTCCTGGTTGTTTTGGTGGTTATGGGCTTCctgttgctgctgctcctgATCGGGATCTGCTGGTGCCAGTGCTGTCCACACACCTGTTGTTGCTATATCAGCTGCCCCTGCTGCCCTGACCGCTGCTGCTGCCCACGAGCAT TGTACGAGGCAGGAAAAGCAGTGAAGAAAGGTGGTATGCCAATGAGTCAATATGCTCCCACCCTCTATGCTCCCAGTATGTATGCCCAGCCAGCATATGCTGGCCAGCCTGGTATGCCTCTGCTTCCTCTACCAAACGGAGCTGGACCCCTACCTTCCCAGAATGGTTACGGCCGGGATTATGATGGTGCTAGTTCTG TTGGACAGGGCTCCCAGGTGCCTCTGCTGCGTGAACAAGACGGGGGAGGCGACCACA CTCGCAGTGGGTATCGTATCCAGGTGGACCCTGATGGGAACGCCACACGTGCCATTTACTACATGGAGAGGGAGCTGGCCAATATGGACCCATCCAGACCTGGCAACTACAACCGCT TGGATAATATGACTGAAGTCAGTTCCCTGCACGAAAGCGTGGAGGCTCGAGGCCGCGGGGGGCGCTCCCAGCCGCCACATTTGCCCACGCTCTATGACCGTGATGAAGCCATGAGCACCATCAGCAGTGTTTCCCAGCAAGGCTACCGCCGTGATGACTACCCGCGCCATGGGGGTGGGAACATGGAGAATCGTGTACGTGCCCGCTCCATGGACAACCTTGACGACATCGGACGACGCTACGGACGAGATGACTACCCACCACAACGCTTCCCAGATGAGCCCAGAGGCAGGAGAGG CTCGGATGATGGTTGGAGCAGTAGTGCCCGCGGCGGCAACGATCGCGACTTTGACGACCGCAAGCGTCGCGACTACTCCCCCGATGATCGTCGGAGAGGAGACGGAGGGGGTCTCCCAGGGAGACGCAGTCGCAGCCGTGACGACCTGATGGACCTCGAGAGGGATCGCCGGCCGGGCCCCGATGTCAGGGGTAGGCGAGACGATTATGATGACAGCTTCCTGCGAGAAGCcttggagaagaagaagatgggcGAGCAACAGAGGGCACGCAGCCGTGAACGCCTGGACAGCGAGAGCGACCGCTCTGATCGGGGAAGGGCGCCACGCGGGCCCCCACCGCTTCCTCAGATCCCACCCTCTGGACACCCTGGTCGCCGTGATGACTACCCACCACCTCCACTTCCACCGTACAGTGAAGATGAAAGTGTGTCATCCTCAAAGAAAAGCAACCTTCGCAAA AACGGAGCAGTGAGTCGGGAGAGCCTGGTGGTGTGA
- the lsr gene encoding lipolysis-stimulated lipoprotein receptor isoform X1 encodes MRINMLWTLIIAALMATESTMAISVQCPTKRYIVILFQPVTLNCNYQTTASQPPVVTWKYKSYCQDPIQAALNPSSASNVLAQNNPNYNPNIECADSQRTVRIVASKQSNAVTLGTEYQGRKISILNNADLNIAQTAWGDSGVYVCSVVSSQDLSGNGEDYTELIVLERKSNTTDLLPGIDLLVMEDWLLVVLVVMGFLLLLLLIGICWCQCCPHTCCCYISCPCCPDRCCCPRALYEAGKAVKKGGMPMSQYAPTLYAPSMYAQPAYAGQPGMPLLPLPNGAGPLPSQNGYGRDYDGASSVGQGSQVPLLREQDGGGDHTRSGYRIQVDPDGNATRAIYYMERELANMDPSRPGNYNRLDNMTEVSSLHESVEARGRGGRSQPPHLPTLYDRDEAMSTISSVSQQGYRRDDYPRHGGGNMENRVRARSMDNLDDIGRRYGRDDYPPQRFPDEPRGRRGSDDGWSSSARGGNDRDFDDRKRRDYSPDDRRRGDGGGLPGRRSRSRDDLMDLERDRRPGPDVRGRRDDYDDSFLREALEKKKMGEQQRARSRERLDSESDRSDRGRAPRGPPPLPQIPPSGHPGRRDDYPPPPLPPYSEDESVSSSKKSNLRKNGAVSRESLVV; translated from the exons ATGAGGATTAACATGTTGTGGACGTTAATCATCGCCGCCTTAATGGCAACAG AGTCCACCATGGCCATCTCGGTCCAGTGCCCCACCAAAAGGTACATCGTCATCCTCTTCCAGCCCGTGACCCTCAACTGCAACTACCAGACAACCGCCTCACAGCCTCCTGTCGTCACGTGGAAGTACAAATCCTATTGCCAGGACCCCATCCAGGCTGCGTTGAATCCCAGCAGCGCAAGCAACGTTCTGGCTCAGAACAACCCCAACTACAACCCCAACATCGAGTGTGCCGATAGCCAGAGGACGGTGCGCATAGTGGCCTCCAAGCAGAGCAATGCTGTTACCCTTGGCACGGAGTACCAGGGTCGCAAGATCAGCATCCTAAACA ATGCAGACCTGAATATTGCACAGACGGCATGGGGCGACAGCGGTGTCTACGTCTGTTCTGTGGTCTCTTCCCAGGACCTTTCAGGAAACGGTGAAGACTACACAGAGCTAATTGTACTCG AGAGAAAGTCAAATACTACTGACCTCCTGCCTGGCATTGACTTACTGGTTATGGAAG ACTGGCTCCTGGTTGTTTTGGTGGTTATGGGCTTCctgttgctgctgctcctgATCGGGATCTGCTGGTGCCAGTGCTGTCCACACACCTGTTGTTGCTATATCAGCTGCCCCTGCTGCCCTGACCGCTGCTGCTGCCCACGAGCAT TGTACGAGGCAGGAAAAGCAGTGAAGAAAGGTGGTATGCCAATGAGTCAATATGCTCCCACCCTCTATGCTCCCAGTATGTATGCCCAGCCAGCATATGCTGGCCAGCCTGGTATGCCTCTGCTTCCTCTACCAAACGGAGCTGGACCCCTACCTTCCCAGAATGGTTACGGCCGGGATTATGATGGTGCTAGTTCTG TTGGACAGGGCTCCCAGGTGCCTCTGCTGCGTGAACAAGACGGGGGAGGCGACCACA CTCGCAGTGGGTATCGTATCCAGGTGGACCCTGATGGGAACGCCACACGTGCCATTTACTACATGGAGAGGGAGCTGGCCAATATGGACCCATCCAGACCTGGCAACTACAACCGCT TGGATAATATGACTGAAGTCAGTTCCCTGCACGAAAGCGTGGAGGCTCGAGGCCGCGGGGGGCGCTCCCAGCCGCCACATTTGCCCACGCTCTATGACCGTGATGAAGCCATGAGCACCATCAGCAGTGTTTCCCAGCAAGGCTACCGCCGTGATGACTACCCGCGCCATGGGGGTGGGAACATGGAGAATCGTGTACGTGCCCGCTCCATGGACAACCTTGACGACATCGGACGACGCTACGGACGAGATGACTACCCACCACAACGCTTCCCAGATGAGCCCAGAGGCAGGAGAGG CTCGGATGATGGTTGGAGCAGTAGTGCCCGCGGCGGCAACGATCGCGACTTTGACGACCGCAAGCGTCGCGACTACTCCCCCGATGATCGTCGGAGAGGAGACGGAGGGGGTCTCCCAGGGAGACGCAGTCGCAGCCGTGACGACCTGATGGACCTCGAGAGGGATCGCCGGCCGGGCCCCGATGTCAGGGGTAGGCGAGACGATTATGATGACAGCTTCCTGCGAGAAGCcttggagaagaagaagatgggcGAGCAACAGAGGGCACGCAGCCGTGAACGCCTGGACAGCGAGAGCGACCGCTCTGATCGGGGAAGGGCGCCACGCGGGCCCCCACCGCTTCCTCAGATCCCACCCTCTGGACACCCTGGTCGCCGTGATGACTACCCACCACCTCCACTTCCACCGTACAGTGAAGATGAAAGTGTGTCATCCTCAAAGAAAAGCAACCTTCGCAAA AACGGAGCAGTGAGTCGGGAGAGCCTGGTGGTGTGA